In a genomic window of Chrysemys picta bellii isolate R12L10 chromosome 1, ASM1138683v2, whole genome shotgun sequence:
- the ART4 gene encoding ecto-ADP-ribosyltransferase 4 isoform X2, with translation MDMAPDSFDDQYQGCREQVMEELDRGDYFQKELGNNKNYSSIWEKAKLVWSKKPVALLREMQENHAVALLAYTMNTSLHSDLNWAVSRAGTSPEHYRHSFPFKYLHFYLTTAIQLVRRWKSGTTRKKCYQVHRGVKGLYFEAELGTKVRFGRFTSTSLLRKEARRFGNETIFTLKTCLGAVVQRFSHYLSEREVLIPPYEIFQVRNFSRTPSGNWLYLLSVGNYSQYNCQLLKASSSKNCIHSPPVTAFLSCVISAFFYSTRQ, from the exons ATGGATATGGCACCAGATTCCTTTGATGACCAGTACCAGGGTTGCCGTGAGCAGGTAATGGAAGAACTGGACCGAGGAGACTATTTCCAAAAGGAATTGGGTAATAATAAGAACTATTCCAGCATCTGGGAGAAAGCAAAGCTGGTCTGGTCAAAAAAGCCAGTGGCTCTGCTAAGGGAGATGCAGGAGAATCACGCTGTAGCCCTCCTGGCTTACACCATGAACACCTCGCTGCACTCTGATTTGAACTGGGCTGTGTCCAGAGCTGGGACATCCCCAGAGCACTACAGACACAGCTTCCCCTTCAAATACCTCCACTTCTACCTGACTACAGCCATTCAACTGGTGAGGAGATGGAAGAGTGGCACCACAAGAAAAAAGTGCTACCAGGTGCACCGGGGGGTAAAAGGCCTATATTTTGAGGCTGAGTTGGGCACCAAAGTGCGGTTTGGCCGCTTCACCTCCACTTCACTCCTCCGGAAGGAAGCCCGGAGATTTgggaatgaaacaatattcaccCTGAAGACTTGCTTAGGGGCAGTTGTGCAACGCTTCTCCCACTACCTCTCCGAGAGGGAGGTCCTCATCCCACCCTATGAGATATTTCAGGTCAGAAACTTCAGCCGAACACCAAGTGGTAACTGGCTGTATCTGCTCTCCGTGGGAAATTACAGCCAATACAACTGCCAGCTCCTGAAAG CTTCAAGCAGCAAGAACTGTATCCACAGTCCTCCAGTCACTGCCTTTCTTTCTTGTGTGATCAGTGCTTTCTTCTACTCCACCAGGCAATGA
- the ART4 gene encoding ecto-ADP-ribosyltransferase 4 isoform X1, with translation MTADLLSFLLLLLFSLLRLMRGDKAVSHILMDMAPDSFDDQYQGCREQVMEELDRGDYFQKELGNNKNYSSIWEKAKLVWSKKPVALLREMQENHAVALLAYTMNTSLHSDLNWAVSRAGTSPEHYRHSFPFKYLHFYLTTAIQLVRRWKSGTTRKKCYQVHRGVKGLYFEAELGTKVRFGRFTSTSLLRKEARRFGNETIFTLKTCLGAVVQRFSHYLSEREVLIPPYEIFQVRNFSRTPSGNWLYLLSVGNYSQYNCQLLKASSSKNCIHSPPVTAFLSCVISAFFYSTRQ, from the exons ATGACAGCTGATCTACTGAGCTTCCTGCTGttgctgctcttctccctgctgAGGCTGATGAGAGGTGACAAG GCTGTGTCCCACATTCTCATGGATATGGCACCAGATTCCTTTGATGACCAGTACCAGGGTTGCCGTGAGCAGGTAATGGAAGAACTGGACCGAGGAGACTATTTCCAAAAGGAATTGGGTAATAATAAGAACTATTCCAGCATCTGGGAGAAAGCAAAGCTGGTCTGGTCAAAAAAGCCAGTGGCTCTGCTAAGGGAGATGCAGGAGAATCACGCTGTAGCCCTCCTGGCTTACACCATGAACACCTCGCTGCACTCTGATTTGAACTGGGCTGTGTCCAGAGCTGGGACATCCCCAGAGCACTACAGACACAGCTTCCCCTTCAAATACCTCCACTTCTACCTGACTACAGCCATTCAACTGGTGAGGAGATGGAAGAGTGGCACCACAAGAAAAAAGTGCTACCAGGTGCACCGGGGGGTAAAAGGCCTATATTTTGAGGCTGAGTTGGGCACCAAAGTGCGGTTTGGCCGCTTCACCTCCACTTCACTCCTCCGGAAGGAAGCCCGGAGATTTgggaatgaaacaatattcaccCTGAAGACTTGCTTAGGGGCAGTTGTGCAACGCTTCTCCCACTACCTCTCCGAGAGGGAGGTCCTCATCCCACCCTATGAGATATTTCAGGTCAGAAACTTCAGCCGAACACCAAGTGGTAACTGGCTGTATCTGCTCTCCGTGGGAAATTACAGCCAATACAACTGCCAGCTCCTGAAAG CTTCAAGCAGCAAGAACTGTATCCACAGTCCTCCAGTCACTGCCTTTCTTTCTTGTGTGATCAGTGCTTTCTTCTACTCCACCAGGCAATGA